A stretch of the Gossypium hirsutum isolate 1008001.06 chromosome D07, Gossypium_hirsutum_v2.1, whole genome shotgun sequence genome encodes the following:
- the LOC107953485 gene encoding protein LONGIFOLIA 1 — MAAKLLHSLADENPDLQKQIGCMVGVFQIFDNHHLLTTKRLSHRNLPSGNSHLNNGIHEGDSNNVFHRQTATETNINRSGNEKQRISMESPRASFSSSRSSSFSSLDYNKTAQQGVPFPENPDRDTAMNRPSTSPHLGPQCVDLRDVVKDSMYRDARGLLVKTATREEVLGNTVKHRDSPRPFHVPKSVDGSYGVRINGKKNVPDDLKESLRVLAKLREAPWYFNNEARELQRSSQEANGSWKSISRDTHAPRFSYDGREGKHSSFESRDTFKSAPKLKELPRLSLDSCERSMRSSSYLTESFRNSGNLASGVANPPQPPGAPKRPPNVIAKLMGLESLPSSSSADEGQLGVIKTCLTEDNNPFSWPLRGNDPNKPTGTSSTRSSSKDPTSPRWKNPDLIMKPISSSRFPIEPAPWRHVDGTRGSRKQPLKHVKFPAKSPNTFPSVYGEIENRLKDLEFKQSGKDLRALKQIIEAMQAKGLLDTRKEQAANLVNQRGNEPKCASLDQNPRGQQSLPNTRINTSTARGLDSNRTYESPIVIMKPAKLVEKGGIKASKVIPIDDFSSLPKIQSGGSVDNKKGLTNTRVARDRTARNSHSGSASSSTDKKANSRSIRSIQPSMKGPKESTATTVKNSGSVSPRLQQKKLELDRRSRPPTPPSDPSKPRKHSNRHSSEFGSPGGKHRPKSPEMQQCDDQLSQISTESRASSHQGDDISLQSDSSIILPSKLDVEVTSHEQTVGIIDSQSPSMTAVQCSISDLMPKKSTSRMVEDSMEEPAVVGPEHPSPVSVLDTSVYRDDEPSPVKQILNASGGNGAEGLNEDHKEEQWNPADKCLANNVGSGLTSEINRKKLQNIEHLVQKLRRLNSGHDEASTDYIASLCGNTNPDHRYVSEVLLASGLLLKDLGSGLTTFQLHPSGHPINPELFFVLEQTKASSLLSKEENNTVNAGYISHSKLNPQKFHRKLIFDSVNEILVGKLALFGAFPEPRINSGKLAKKTLTAQQLLKELCLEIEQLQAKKPNCDPEEGEDGLKNILWEDVMSRSESWTDFNSEISGMVLDVERLVFKDLVNEIVIGEEGSLRAKQSRRRRQLFSK; from the exons ATGGCTGCAAAGCTTCTACATTCATTGGCAGATGAAAATCCAGATTTGCAGAAGCAAATAGGATGCATGGTTGGGGTTTTCCAAATCTTTGATAATCATCATTTGCTTACCACTAAGCGCCTCAGCCATAGGAATCTTCCATCAG GTAATTCCCACTTGAACAATGGGATCCATGAAGGGGATTCAAATAATGTATTCCATCGACAAACAGCAACA GAAACGAATATAAACAGAAGTGGGAATGAGAAACAAAGAATTTCGATGGAATCTCCAAGAGCATCTTTTTCATCATCACGCTCATCTTCCTTTTCTTCGTTGGATTATAACAAAACAGCTCAGCAAGGGGTCCCTTTCCCTGAAAATCCTGATAGGGACACAGCAATGAATCGACCAAGTACTTCTCCACATTTGGGGCCTCAATGTGTTGACCTCCGAGATGTGGTTAAGGATTCAATGTATAGAGACGCAAGAGGACTGTTGGTCAAAACAGCAACTAGAGAGGAAGTATTGGGCAATACAGTGAAGCATAGAGATTCGCCGAGGCCATTTCATGTTCCTAAATCAGTGGATGGGTCTTATGGTGTCAGGATCAATGGAAAGAAAAATGTGCCTGATGATTTGAAGGAGTCTCTTAGAGTTCTTGCAAAACTTCGGGAAGCACCTTGGTACTTTAACAATGAAGCTCGGGAACTTCAAAGGTCATCACAGGAAGCAAATGGTTCATGGAAGTCAATTTCACGGGACACCCATGCGCCTCGCTTTTCTTATGATGGAAGAGAGGGCAAACATTCATCTTTTGAATCACGAGACACCTTCAAATCGGCACCAAAGCTTAAAGAGCTGCCGAGACTTTCTTTGGATAGTTGCGAAAGGTCAATGAGGAGTTCAAGTTATCTTACGGAAAGTTTTCGTAATAGTGGAAACTTGGCCAGTGGAGTTGCTAATCCACCACAACCACCGGGAGCCCCGAAGCGCCCTCCTAATGTTATAGCCAAGCTGATGGGCTTGGAATCATTGCCGAGTTCTTCCTCAGCTGATGAGGGGCAGTTGGGTGTGATTAAAACCTGCTTGACTGAAGATAACAATCCCTTCTCATGGCCGCTAAGAGGAAATGATCCGAACAAGCCAACCGGAACTAGCTCTACGAGAAGCTCATCGAAAGACCCGACATCTCCGCGGTGGAAAAATCCCGACTTGATCATGAAACCTATTTCTAGTTCAAGGTTCCCCATTGAGCCAGCACCATGGAGACATGTTGATGGAACTCGAGGTTCTCGGAAACAACCTCTCAAACATGTAAAATTTCCAGCCAAGAGTCCAAACACTTTCCCTTCCGTTTATGGTGAGATTGAGAACAGACTGAAAGATCTAGAGTTTAAACAATCCGGAAAGGATCTCAGAGCTCTTAAACAGATAATAGAAGCGATGCAAGCAAAGGGACTCCTTGACACCCGGAAAGAACAAGCTGCAAACTTGGTGAATCAAAGAGGCAATGAACCAAAATGTGCAAGCCTCGATCAGAATCCAAGAGGCCAGCAAAGTCTGCCGAACACTCGCATCAACACTTCCACAGCTAGGGGTTTGGATTCTAATAGAACATATGAATCTCCTATTGTTATCATGAAACCAGCAAAACTTGTTGAGAAAGGTGGTATTAAAGCTTCAAAAGTAATTCCAATAGATGACTTTTCCAGCCTTCCCAAGATTCAAAGTGGGGGATCTGTAGATAACAAAAAGGGTTTGACAAATACTCGAGTAGCTCGAGATCGTACTGCCAGAAATAGTCATAGCGGTTCTGCTTCCAGCTCTACTGATAAGAAAGCTAATAGCAGGAGTATTAGGTCCATACAGCCTTCGATGAAAGGTCCGAAAGAAAGTACTGCAACTACAGTAAAGAATTCGGGATCGGTGAGCCCAAGACTGCAGCAGAAAAAGCTTGAATTGGACAGGCGATCTCGTCCACCTACTCCACCATCTGATCCAAGCAAACCCAGAAAGCATTCCAACCGGCATTCATCTGAGTTTGGTTCCCCTGGTGGTAAACATAGACCAAAATCTCCAGAAATGCAGCAATGTGATGACCAACTGAGTCAGATAAGTACTGAATCACGGGCTTCTAGTCACCAAGGTGATGACATTTCTCTGCAATCAGACAGCAGTATCATCCTGCCGTCCAAGTTAGATGTGGAAGTCACCAGTCATGAACAAACTGTTGGGATCATTGATAGTCAAAGCCCATCCATGACGGCAGTGCAGTGTTCAATTTCCGACTTAATGCCGAAG AAATCAACATCAAGAATGGTTGAGGACTCAATGGAAGAACCTGCTGTGGTTGGTCCGGAGCATCCAAGTCCAGTTTCTGTCCTTGATACCTCGGTTTATAGAGATGATGAACCATCTCCAGTAAAGCAGATATTGAATGCCTCTGGAG GTAATGGTGCTGAAGGTTTGAACGAAGATCACAAGGAAGAGCAATGGAACCCTGCAGATAAGTGCTTGGCTAACAATGTGGGGTCTGGTCTTACATCCGAGATTAATCGCAAGAAACTACAGAACATTGAGCATTTGGTCCAAAAACTGAGAAGACTTAACTCCGGACATGATGAAGCCAGTACGGATTACATTGCATCCCTTTGTGGAAATACAAATCCCGATCACAGATACGTTTCTGAGGTATTATTAGCCTCAGGCCTTCTACTGAAAGATCTTGGTTCTGGCTTGACAACATTTCAGCTCCATCCATCGGGCCATCCCATCAACCCGGAGCTGTTTTTTGTTTTGGAGCAAACCAAAGCAAGCTCTTTGTTATCAAAGGAAGAGAATAACACCGTAAACGCTGGATACATTTCCCATTCAAAGTTGAACCCTCAGAAATTCCATCGAAAGCTTATATTTGATTCTGTTAATGAGATTCTAGTTGGAAAGTTGGCTCTATTTGGAGCATTTCCGGAGCCTAGGATAAATTCCGGCAAGTTGGCAAAGAAGACCCTCACTGCACAACAGCTTCTAAAAGAATTATGTCTCGAGATTGAGCAGCTTCAAGCAAAGAAACCGAATTGTGACCCGGAGGAAGGTGAGGATGGTCTGAAAAACATATTGTGGGAAGATGTAATGAGTCGATCAGAGAGTTGGACGGATTTTAACAGTGAGATTTCGGGGATGGTGCTGGATGTTGAACGGTTGGTCTTTAAGGATTTAGTTAATGAGATTGTGATTGGCGAAGAAGGTAGCTTACGGGCCAAGCAAAGCAGGCGGAGGCGGCAGCTGTTTTCCAAGTAA